Proteins from a genomic interval of Oceanicoccus sp. KOV_DT_Chl:
- a CDS encoding chemotaxis protein CheV: MASILDSVDQRTKLVGENRLELLTFRLRGSQLFAINVFKVQEVQQMPKLNMLPQSNPVVVGVTSVRGLTIPVIDLSSAIGRTPIEQNEAANIIVTEYNRSVQAFLVGGVDRIVNLNWDEIMPPPAASGRSHFLTAITRIEGKIVEIIDVEKVLSQVVSFNTEISEEVKDEDLLAHARGMEVLLVDDSNIAIEQARSTLQQLGLNVLVETDGLKALTLLRKWRDEGIDVNKKLLMVITDAEMPEMDGYRLTTEIRSDPALKDLHVVLHTSLSGAFNNAMAEKVGCNGFLSKFQPDTLAKTIQDRIRERIG, encoded by the coding sequence GCGTTGATCAACGCACAAAATTAGTGGGTGAAAACCGGCTGGAATTACTAACGTTTCGGTTACGTGGTTCACAGTTGTTTGCGATTAATGTTTTTAAAGTGCAGGAAGTTCAGCAAATGCCGAAGCTGAATATGTTGCCGCAAAGTAATCCTGTGGTGGTTGGTGTCACCAGCGTTCGTGGATTGACAATTCCTGTGATTGATTTGAGCAGTGCTATCGGTCGTACGCCTATTGAGCAAAACGAAGCAGCCAATATTATTGTGACTGAATATAATCGCTCGGTGCAGGCGTTTTTGGTAGGTGGTGTTGATCGCATTGTAAATTTAAATTGGGATGAAATTATGCCGCCGCCTGCAGCGTCAGGTCGCAGTCATTTCCTTACAGCGATTACTCGTATTGAAGGAAAGATCGTTGAGATTATAGATGTAGAAAAAGTGTTATCGCAGGTGGTGTCTTTTAACACTGAAATTTCTGAAGAAGTTAAAGACGAAGATTTGTTGGCTCATGCGCGGGGCATGGAAGTGTTGTTGGTCGATGATTCCAATATTGCAATAGAGCAGGCAAGAAGTACTTTACAGCAATTAGGTCTGAACGTATTGGTGGAGACCGATGGTTTAAAAGCGCTGACACTTTTACGCAAGTGGCGCGATGAAGGTATTGATGTTAATAAAAAATTGTTGATGGTTATTACCGACGCAGAAATGCCTGAAATGGATGGCTATCGGTTAACCACAGAAATTCGTAGTGATCCGGCTTTAAAGGATTTGCATGTGGTACTGCATACTTCGTTGAGCGGTGCTTTTAATAATGCCATGGCAGAAAAAGTAGGTTGTAACGGTTTCTTATCAAAGTTCCAACCGGATACCTTGGCTAAAACTATTCAGGACCGAATTCGGGAAAGGATAGGTTAG